The Oncorhynchus tshawytscha isolate Ot180627B linkage group LG30, Otsh_v2.0, whole genome shotgun sequence genome includes a region encoding these proteins:
- the LOC112228527 gene encoding exonuclease V isoform X2 has product MGRFLKRHLSVTQLCEQSWCEIKMAYGFIKPKVRMLEMQNTEVTTGASIYLARELEVKPNVVTVAAVTREDREALKLINMLQMVPALEAGQLVREFPVFGVLEGMFFMGVVDELYRSDSGELVLSELKTRSHNSLPRPAQTKGHALQVCMYKLLFDSMVKGSVKRDHLLHNLQLDPNRVLGSDLQTHTQSLGLQAVTFRELLDHLLVVLTCSNLHAIDKLRLENSHQSSGKLIGTREVAFEEAQLRTNIRGYLAYWRGERVPQGVEVEEAWKCRMCRYEETCNWRRDRSQRLMMVNKSQFGVS; this is encoded by the exons ATGGGGAGATTCCTTAAACGTCACCTCAGCGTTACACAGCTATGTGAGCAGTCTTGGTGTGAGATCAAAATGGCCTATGGGTTCATTAAGCCTAAAGTAAGGATGCTAGAGATGCAAAATACAGAAGTGACAACTGGGGCCAGTATTTATCTCGCCAGAG AACTGGAGGTGAAACCAAATGTTGTGACTGTGGCTGCTGTCaccagggaggacagggaggctcTGAAGCTAATCAACATGCTACAGATGGTCCCAGCTTTAGAGGCAG GCCAGCTTGTGCGGGAGTTCCCAGTGTTTGGTGTGTTGGAAGGGATGTTCTTCATGGGTGTGGTTGATGAGCTGTATCGTAGTGACTCTGGGGAACTGGTCCTGAGTGAACTGAAGACCCGCAGTCACAACTCTCTGCCCCGCCCAGCCCAGACCAAGGGACACGCTCTACAG gtgtgtaTGTACAAGCTCTTGTTTGATTCCATGGTAAAGGGTTCTGTGAAGAGGGACCATCTCCTCCACAACCTTCAGCTGGATCCTAATCGGGTCCTTGGATCGGACCTCCAGACCCACACCCAGTCACTGGGCCTCCAGGCAGTCACGTTCAGAGAGCTCCTTGACCACCTACTGGTCGTCCTTACCTGTTCTAACCTACATGCTATCGACAAGCTACGCCTGGAGAATAGCCACCAGAGCTCCGGAAAGCTCATTGGCACCAGGGAGGTAGCGTTTGAGGAAGCCCAGCTTAGGACTAATATCAGGGGCTACCTAGCTTACTGGAGGGGCGAGAGGGTGCCCCAGGGAGTGGAAGTGGAGGAGGCCTGGAAGTGCAGGATGTGTCGCTATGAGGAGACCTGTAACTGGAGGAGGGATAGATCACAAAGGCTAATGATGGTGAATAAGAGCCAATTTGGAGTGTCCTAA